From a single Neokomagataea tanensis genomic region:
- a CDS encoding Hint domain-containing protein, with protein sequence MLSAANGAILSGGNLATGASITANSATLLEGTINVSSGSKVANGTLTGSGAALSAYSGSVISNVSIGSGTRLYLGSGAAGSANVVNGGTLEISSGASPSNNKFGNNTGGTIIIDSGATWNNNNNPTYGATSGNTLIIKSGGTVSGTVIESGGTTIVSSGGVLLGTQTVSSGGTLVLNGTAGSGIVSLSGDGAHLVISGTAMPTNTISNWSPTDTIDLASVPKSSVTSVTTTSTGITFYTKSGNYSLNVPDANKYGYALSADSNGGLVYTTCFAEGTLIKTPSGEAAVETLAPGSMVMTPEGAMPLKWLGHRSIDVSKQINPEANWLVRICAGALADHVPARDLLVTQEHCMVFDGKLVPARMLVNGISIYLDRSINAYTYYHVELDTHMPIWAEGALTESYLDTGNRDQFENHYVTSIMSDRCEVGSDFLPLDTSRAFVEPIFRRLVDRTGLVPSVPALVDDADLHLATETGEVIRASRISGAYHMFMLPDNVETVTIASRTSRPSDVIGPFMDDRRELGVLVGEAKLFCAYKTVSLNVTETSLARKGWYESDALGRRWTNGAASLHIGSATQGEPRMLTLQILSQGPYLREVQQTVLRATA encoded by the coding sequence TCAGCAATGTTAGCATTGGTAGTGGTACTCGGTTGTACTTGGGATCAGGTGCAGCAGGGTCCGCTAACGTAGTTAACGGTGGAACACTTGAAATTTCTTCGGGGGCATCGCCATCGAATAATAAATTTGGAAATAACACTGGTGGAACTATTATTATAGATAGTGGGGCTACGTGGAATAATAATAATAATCCGACTTATGGTGCAACATCTGGAAATACATTAATTATTAAAAGCGGTGGCACCGTATCTGGGACAGTGATCGAATCAGGAGGGACAACTATTGTTTCTTCTGGCGGCGTTCTTTTAGGCACGCAAACTGTCTCCTCTGGTGGAACCTTAGTCCTCAACGGTACAGCAGGAAGCGGTATTGTTTCCCTATCCGGTGATGGCGCGCACCTCGTGATTAGCGGTACGGCAATGCCTACCAACACCATTTCAAACTGGTCTCCAACAGATACAATCGACCTTGCGTCTGTTCCAAAATCCAGCGTCACTAGCGTCACGACAACATCTACTGGAATTACTTTTTACACAAAAAGCGGCAACTACTCTCTTAACGTACCAGATGCCAATAAATACGGATACGCACTCTCAGCCGATAGTAATGGTGGGTTAGTCTACACGACCTGTTTTGCGGAAGGGACTTTGATTAAGACACCGAGTGGTGAAGCAGCCGTTGAAACTCTTGCACCGGGCTCTATGGTTATGACTCCTGAAGGGGCCATGCCCCTAAAATGGCTTGGTCACCGGTCGATTGACGTCTCCAAACAAATTAACCCCGAAGCCAACTGGCTGGTCCGTATTTGTGCCGGGGCTCTAGCCGATCACGTACCCGCCCGGGATCTCTTGGTAACACAAGAGCACTGCATGGTCTTTGATGGAAAACTTGTGCCAGCCCGTATGCTTGTGAATGGAATATCTATTTATCTTGATCGCTCGATTAATGCTTACACCTACTACCACGTTGAACTTGACACACATATGCCCATCTGGGCCGAAGGAGCATTGACGGAAAGCTATCTGGATACAGGAAACCGTGACCAATTTGAAAATCATTATGTGACAAGCATAATGTCGGATCGTTGTGAGGTTGGCTCGGATTTTCTACCCCTGGATACCTCCCGCGCCTTCGTGGAGCCCATATTCCGTCGTTTGGTCGACCGTACCGGGTTGGTTCCTTCAGTACCTGCATTAGTAGACGATGCAGATTTGCACTTGGCGACCGAAACTGGAGAAGTCATTCGCGCTAGCCGCATCAGTGGTGCGTATCATATGTTTATGCTGCCCGATAACGTTGAGACGGTGACTATAGCCTCACGAACAAGCCGCCCTTCAGACGTCATCGGTCCTTTCATGGATGACCGACGCGAACTCGGTGTCCTTGTTGGCGAGGCAAAGTTGTTCTGCGCTTACAAGACTGTATCGCTCAATGTCACGGAAACAAGTCTAGCTCGTAAGGGATGGTACGAAAGCGACGCATTGGGGCGTAGATGGACCAATGGTGCCGCATCGCTCCACATTGGTTCAGCGACACAAGGAGAGCCCCGCATGCTCACCCTGCAAATCTTGTCGCAAGGCCCGTATCTCCGTGAAGTGCAGCAAACAGTGCTGCGTGCCACAGCCTGA